The nucleotide sequence aagttttatcctatgcatcttgttcatcatgatcgtaattgtatatataatttttggccttgcgaaggagaaagcatcgctcaagcttgggggaggcttaaatcaatgttatatccatgcctcaatcatgagctctcaagagaaatgattattcaaaatttttatgctcggctttctgataacaatcgcaccatgctcgatacttcctgtgctggctcttttatgatgaagactattgaattcaaatgagatttattgaaaagaattaaacgcaactctgaagattgggatctcgacgaaggtaaggagtcaggtatgacacctaagtttgattgtgttaaatcttttatgggtatcgatgttttccgtaaatttagcactaaatatagacttgactctgagatagtagcttctttccgtgaatcttttgctacccatgttgatctccctaaggagaagtggtttaaatatcatcctcccatagaagtaaaagtagatgcacctattaaagttgaagaaaagactatcacttataatggtcctattgttcctactgcttatgttgagaaaccacattttcctgttagataaaagatcatgctaaagcttcaactgtggttcgtaaaagcaatattagaacctatacacctcctgagcaagttaaagttgaacctaatattgctattgttaaggatctcttggctgataatattgataggcatgttatttatttctgtgatgaaactgctagaattgctaaaccttgtgctaaagataaacatagacatgtggtaggcatgcctgttatttctgttaaaataggagatcattgatggcttgtgtgatatgggtcctagtgctagtgcaatacctattgacttatacaaagaaattatgcatgatattgcaccaacTCTCTACAAATTTCTTCTCTTATTAGATGCTGGTATTTggactgaagaaaatactgaaCTTAGGAGTACTCACCAATTGTGCAGAGCTACTGCAGTATGTATCCAACACCCTTTTAAGAGTCACCACATTCTGGTATTAGCTCTCATAAGAATAAGAGGATCATCGGCAAATAATAAATGAGATATTGACGGGTCATTCTTGCATACTTTTATTCCTTCTATGCCTCCCACTTTCTCCTCATAAGCGAGTATACTAGACAGGCCTTCAGAACAAAGTAAAAAACAGGTAGGCGATAAGGGATCTCCCCGTCTCAAACCTCGAGTGGGGAAAAACTCATCAGTCTCAATATTATTAAATCTAACTATGTAGCTTACTGAATACACACGATCATAATAAGCTCTATCCACTGCGGGTGAAAGCCCATCTTTACCATCATTTCTCTCAAGAACCCCATTTAACTCTATCATAAGTTTTCATCATATCCAACTTAACCGCGCAGAAGCCATTAGTGCCCTGAGTCTTCTTTTTAATGGCATGAAAGCACTCATAGGTCATCAACACCTTATCAGTTATTAATCTGCCTGGCCGTTAACACGAAGTATGCACTGTGTTTAGCTTTTCAGTCGGCATGACAGTACAGGAGGTTCTGGGTGCAGTCATAATCGATCAAACTGTACATAGCAAAAAGAAAATGGGAGGAGGCCTAGTGCCAACTGATTGTCAAACTGGCGCCAGCCGCAGAAAGAGGATCTTTCGCTGCCATTGCTGTGGCCAGTGTCTTGCTCGGCATGGGACTGACCACCAACCAAACCAAACTGAACGCACTCACGCCTCACCGAGGCAGCCGACCACGCAGTTAGTTGCCGAGCGTCACGAACCATCGCCGAGTAACCGAGAGATCCTCCTCCATATCTCTGTCCCACACAAGACCGTGGCTGTGGTGTGCGGCCACCGTCGATCCGCGCCCCACCTACAGACTATACTAAGCACGCCGTTAATTGCCCAAGGCAACACCCGGCTAGGGGCAGAGAGATCTGGAGAGTTAAAAATAAAGGAACCTCCAAGATCATGGTGTATCGGCCCCGATTCGCGTCGCCATCGCTGGGTGCGAATGGCCACGTCGGAGTTTCAAATACCTGCACCGCTTTCCGCAACCGTGCCCCGCCTTTGCCCCACAGTGACACGACGGACATCCGAATCGGCCCCGCGCACTGGAGCGAGCTCGCGAGCTCGCTCGCCTGGGTGCACCGCTAAGGCACGCACGCACGCTCCGTCCCGCCCACGCCTGAAACCTATAAAACCCAGCCAACTGCGCCATCATTTCTCACCAGCTCCATCGCAAGGGACAATACTACCACTCTAGCCACTTACTACTGGAGCTACCAGGCGCCACCCCACCCACCAACCAACGACAAGGAGCGCGCCGCGAGCGCACGCCGGAGCGAGCATGTCGATGTCGGTGTCCATGTCCGGGAAGGCGAGCGACCCCGGTTCCGCCTGGTTCGGCGGCGGCAGCAGGAGCCTGCAACCGGGGCCGACACACAACGTGCGGCTCATCGCCATGGCCGTCGCCGCCTTCGTCTCCGTGCTCGGCCTCTCCCTGCTCCTGCACCTCTATATCTGCCGCGTCCGCCGCAGGAACCGCAGGCAAGCGGAGGCCGACGCGGCCGCGCTGGAGGCCGGCTCGGCGGCCCCCAAGCCGGCCAAGGTCGGGCTGGACCCGTCGGCCATCGCGGCGCTGCCGACCGCGGCGTACAAGGAGACGGGCGAGCCGGGCAGCGGCGCAAGCGAGTGCACCATCTGCCTCGGCGCCATGCAGGAGGGCGAGGCGGTGCGCGTGCTGCCGGCCTGCGCGCACGTGTTCCACGTCCCCTGCGTCGACACGTGGCTCGCGTCCAGCTCGTCGTGCCCGGTCTGCCGTGCCCTGGTGGAGCCGCCACCGTCGCCGGCCGCGCCAGCCTGGGTGCAGGAGAAGCAGGGCCTGGAGAAGGAGTGTGCTGCAAGTGGGAGCTCGGCGCCGCCGTGTGGGCTCGGCGCGTCGCTGATGAGGATGCTGAACAGGGAGAGGCCGCTGGCGCGGAGGCTGACGCAGGGTGACCACGCGCACCCGATGGAAATGCATGTCGAGGACCTGGAGAGTCAGCACCCCCAGCAGCAACACTCTGTGGATACCAATTAGTGTTTTTTTTtcgttttgttttttcttttgggTTCTCGCCATTCGCTGCTCGATTGCAAATCTTGCATTCGGGTGGCCGATTCAGAGGTGTGAAATATGGAAATACACCCCTGAAGTGTCCTATGTTTTAATTAGGCACTGGTGCTTGTTTATGTGCTTGGAGCTCACCCCATATCTCTCCTATTTGTGCAAAGAAGGGATCATGGATATATAAATAGAGCTCTGTTTTCTCTGGCCATATCGCTTGTTCCCTTGATGATTTCGTTATGACCGGTTGCGCGTTTGAACGAAGGACAAGCTGTGCACATGTGCATAAGCCATGGTACAACGGACAACCCCAACAAGAATGCTTGAATGAAGGGAAAAAGAATTCAAATTTATATGGAGATTACCGGTTTATTTTGTGAGAACCGTTTCGGTACCATGTTCTATGTACGACGGTGTCTTGTGCTTGCTTAGGGATAATAGGCAATGgcattcttttctttcttctttttacgAGAATACGCAATGGCATTCTAACCACACGGAGTGTGTGGTAACTGGTAAGCAACTTCTGAATGAAAATTAAGTTACGATGATTTAGGTCTTTAGCTCTACACTTTAGAAAAAGGTACATAATTCAGAAACGGATGGCATTCTATTTATTCACTTTTTCAATCATTGTGAAAATGAGCCTATATAAATTTACTGTGCGGGGGCTGAACATTTGCACCGATTTCTCCCGTAAAAAAACACGCTAGAAAGCAACACGGTACAATTGCATGACCACGATTGCACTCATATAGCTCCCACGTAAGACCCGTAAAGCAATTCGGCCATGGAGGGACACCAGGAAAAGTTGTGCCCGGTCATTTTAGGTAGATAAAGACATAGGAAGCGGGCGATGTTACAACACGAATGTAAGCAAGCACTACTGGTGGAAGATACGCATCTGCACGCGGACCGGTCGCCGTGGCGATTCCGGTAAAACAATTTCATAATTCCGGCGTCGTCACTCCAGTCTTCTTGCTCGGTGCGATGTCAAGTGCTTCTGGTAAGTGGGAACGAGTGGGCCGGTGCAGTGCAATCGCACATGTGTGCTATTGCTAGGGGTCCTCGTTAAATAAGCACAGGAGTCAAACACCAGCCAGCTTCAACGTGAGAAATCAGTCAGGAAATATAATTGTGTAACCAAGTACGCTCCTCCTTTCCAGCATATATACGCCGACGTAGCTATCAGGCATAAAGACTTCTTATTCCATTGCACCCATGCGTAGGTTCTCGGCTCCTTTACGTCTGCTAGAAGGAAGAGCGAGAAAAGCAGGCAGTGGGAAGTGGTGTTCCGACTCAAAAGTCGAGTAAAGGCTTCTTCTCCGACTCAAAAGTTGGCAGCGGTGACTCGGAAAGTCGCCGCCTACGTCCGCCGTACCGGGCGACAAGAAAATACGACAACTGTTGAGCAGTGCCGACTGGTGGGCTCCCTCGTCCACCGAAGCAATTCGGCGCGAGTTCCATATGGTTCGAATAAGATATTTTAAGATCCTTTGTTTTTTTTGACAGTGGTATGATCTTTTACAGGTCTGAAAAAGGAAGATCTGTTTGCTGGAGCGAGGTTCACATGTGAAGGTTCACTTCACCCTACTTGGGTACTCAATGACCGGTGATCATATAGTAGATTCATAGGGACTAAACAAAATTTAGGCATCATCAGGGTAGTAGCAGAGAACCTTATCCTGTTATCCATCATGTAAAACGGACGATGCGATTAATCTGGACCGATGGAGTGGCACTAGTTTTAGAAGGAACAGATTCGTCAACTCTACACATCATAAAGCAGGATAAGGTTCGCCAGATTCGTCAACCAGAAACCAACCCTAGGATGACAGCGTCGAGGAAAATGATACACGCTATGACTAGGTTTACTCATTCTCGCTTACCTTTCCGCCGTCAAAAGGTTCTTCGTTATCCAGAGGTGATTGAATTGTGGATAAACTTCCCCTcccctttcctctctctctccagACGAACAGCTCGAGAAATCGCAACAGAGGAAGCGGGCAAGAGCATGGCTGATCGGCCACAGGCATCGCGAACTGAGAAAAAGGTATGGTAGTAGTAGCGCGCCAAACAAATGTGTAACGGAGAAATTCAAAAGCCTTTGACGTTGGACACGCACTGTGCCACGGTTTCCGCCTACCTGACAGCTACGACTCAGGGCAAGGCAAGACGCAGATCGATCGTTTCGGTGGCTAAAACAGTCATGGATCTGCTTTTACTTACTTCAGGAGGCGTGCTTTATATCCAGGGAGATTGCAGCACGGTGGCTGTCGAGCTAGCCCAACACCCCGAGTTACCGAGAAGAGATGGTGCTCCCCGTAGTTCAGGGTGGGGTAATAATGTTCTGGATtgtatttttttgcttttttttctttccttttgagCGATTGTGACGACTCTGCTTTTTGTGACTCGATAAATGCATCTCTATTCTTAACGGCAAAGGAATAGCAAATTTGGCTTGGCAATATCTAGCACCAGACAATGACCAAGATCGGCATGTCTCTCCTCTTTTCTTTTTGACATGGATGGGAGATCGCCCGATTTTCACAATAAAAGGCCTTGCGGATAATATTAGAACATGTAGTCAGGAATATTCTAGACTGTTTGATTCCCCAACTCTGAAACGGTGGTCCGTCGCGACTTTCTACACGATAAAAAGCAAGCATACTTGGTACTTCCGATAGTCGACAAAACTGAAAGCGGATAAAAAAAAACATCGAGTATGCCGAATGTGGAAAATGGGGCCATGTAGCGGTTGCCAGAATGTAGGTCACAGATTCAGTTCTTAGTTGCAGATGGAATACAATTTAGGTTCTTGTCCACAAGGAGTCACAGAATGTAAGACTCCGTAGTTCAGGGTGGAGAGGTAATGTTCTGGATTGTATTTTtgcctctctttttttgttttcttttgaacGATTGTGACGACTCTGCTTTTTGTGAGTCAT is from Triticum aestivum cultivar Chinese Spring chromosome 3A, IWGSC CS RefSeq v2.1, whole genome shotgun sequence and encodes:
- the LOC123058579 gene encoding RING-H2 finger protein ATL74, with the protein product MSMSVSMSGKASDPGSAWFGGGSRSLQPGPTHNVRLIAMAVAAFVSVLGLSLLLHLYICRVRRRNRRQAEADAAALEAGSAAPKPAKVGLDPSAIAALPTAAYKETGEPGSGASECTICLGAMQEGEAVRVLPACAHVFHVPCVDTWLASSSSCPVCRALVEPPPSPAAPAWVQEKQGLEKECAASGSSAPPCGLGASLMRMLNRERPLARRLTQGDHAHPMEMHVEDLESQHPQQQHSVDTN